A segment of the Acidobacteriota bacterium genome:
AAAATTCTTGACCGCAAAACGAGAGCAATATAGGTGACATGAACAACGTTCCGACGATCCTGGCGATTGAATCCGCGATTCGCGGCGGCAGTATAGCGCTTGCAAATGGTGCTGAGATCATTGATACCTGGGTCGGCGAAGGCGGTGTTTCGCGTGCCGAGGACCTGCTATGGAATATCGACCTGATGCTCAAGCGAAACGGTATAGAAAAGCGGGAACTCTCTAATATCGCCGTATCGGCCGGACCTGGCAGTTTTACGGGGATCCGCATTGGGCTGGCGACCGCGATGGGCATTGCGGCGTCATTGAATATCAGCCTCGCGAGGTACTCGATCCTGTACGCGATGGCCGTCAGCCAACCTGATTCGGAGCTTATCATCACAGCCGTGCCCGTTGGCAGAGGCGTGATCTGCAAGCAATCGTTTCGAAAGAACGTCGGTAAGATAACAGCTGCGACCAAACCGATCGCAGTTGCCGCTGACCAATTTGAGATGGAAATTCAA
Coding sequences within it:
- the tsaB gene encoding tRNA (adenosine(37)-N6)-threonylcarbamoyltransferase complex dimerization subunit type 1 TsaB, encoding MNNVPTILAIESAIRGGSIALANGAEIIDTWVGEGGVSRAEDLLWNIDLMLKRNGIEKRELSNIAVSAGPGSFTGIRIGLATAMGIAASLNISLARYSILYAMAVSQPDSELIITAVPVGRGVICKQSFRKNVGKITAATKPIAVAADQFEMEIQ